GGCTTTTTACCGGCCCGCCCGGCGCGGGTCGTTCCACTGCGGCCGTGGCTTTCGCGGCGGCGCTGGTGTGTACCGACCCCAACGTCATTGGCTGCGGGCGCTGTAAGGGTTGCCTCAGCGCGTTTGCTGACGCGCATACCGACATTGTCCACGTGGTGCCCTCTCAAAGCGTCATTGTCGTCGATGAGATGCGTGCGATTGTGCGTGACGCCGCTCGCTTGCCGACGGTCGCCCCTTGGCGCGTCATCATCATCGACGACGCCGACCGCCTCAACGCCCAGGCTGCCGACGCCTTTCTCAAAACGTTGGAGGAGCCCCCGGCGAAAACCGTTATTATCCTGTCTGCCCCTTCGACTGATCCGCAGGACTTCTCCCAGACGCTGCGCTCGCGCTGCCGTCACCTCTATATTCCTTCCCCTTCGAAGGATGAAATCGTGCGTATCCTCACCGAGGAGGAAAACGCCTCCACCCACGACGCCCAACTGGCCGCCGCGACTTCCCTGCGCCACATTGGACGCGCCCGTCTTTTGGTGAGCAACGCTGATGTGCAAGCCCGCCGCGCCCGAGCCATCCACCTTGCGGAACTGGTCTTTCACGGCGACCAGGCCTTCCAATCAGTCAGCGCCCTGATCGCGGCAGCGAAGAAGGAGGCCGTCTCCGCCTTCGCCGCGGCCGATGAGCGTGAGCGCGCCGCGTTGGCGCAGTCCCTCGGCGCTGGCGCGAAGGGCAAGGGTGCCGCGAAGGCGCTGCGCGGCACCGAGGCGCGCATGAAGGAGCTGGAGGCCCAGCAATCCAAGCGGGGCACCCGCCGCACCCTCGACTCTTTGGATCTGACCCTGGTGGATCTCGCCGGGGTTTACCGCGACGCCATGGTCATCAAAAGCGGCGCCCATGTGGATCTCACCCACCCCGATTTTGAGGGGTTGAGTGCAGAAATCGCCGGGCGTGTGAGCCTGGAAGGATTGGTGGCGTGCCAAGACGCGATAGCAAAATGTCGGGAAAGTTTAAGCCTCAACGTGATGCCGACTATCGCGTTCAATGGGATGCTGGGGCGAATCCGCAAGGCGTGCAACGTGAAGTAACCTGCGGGTTTCACAACTTTCGAGGCGGTGCGTTAAGCTATTTCGCGGACTATGCAACCTTTGCGCAGCCCGGCCACCTTAGCTCAGTCGGTAGAGCATCTCACTCGTAATGAGAAGGTCGCGAGTTCGATTCTCGCAGGTGGCTCCACCAAAACCCCAGCTAGAACACGGTTTTAGCTGGGGTTTTGCTTTCCGGGGATGACTGGTTCGAGCGGGTCACATTTTTTCTTCACCATTGACGAGTTCAACCATGAGGATCGCGCCAGAGCAGTGCCGGATCATTTCTCCGTTGAGCGGGAAACCGCGTGAGTCTTTGCGAGGTATCCGATACGTGTCATGGTTTCGTCCGAATCCCCAGCATGCGGCGCAGGTTTTTATGCGCTGCCGCCACTTAGCTTGCAAAGCTTGCAGCCCTCATGGGTTATGAGCGCGAACCTGCTGCTGACTGCCCCGCCCGACGAGCAAACCGGTGGATTTGGTGGTTGCACCCGAAGGACAATCCCGCCTAGGCGGGTGCCGTCGTGCTTGGCTCGTTTGCTGGATCTGGCGGCGCACCCTCGGCGGGCACCATGGACTACGCGCTTATTTTGCCTTAGTTTTTTGCCTGTAGTAAACCTGTCGGCGCACGTGGGCGACCACGTCGCCTACTTCGTCTACAACATCGGTTTCAAACCAGTGGAGATATTTGGAGCCGTCGGCAGTTTTAGCGCGGATGAGCTCATATGTTTCGTCGGAAATTTCCATGGTGGCGGTGATGGTGCCGCGGCCAGGTTTGACAAAGCGCACTTCGCCGGCGGTGTCCCACACGCGGTAGCCTTCGCCCAGCCGTGCCATTGACGCGAGCATGAAAAACGGGTCTGTCATGGCCATGATCGTGCCGCCGAAGGCGGTGCCGACGATATTTTGATTGAGTTTGTTGAGTTTGTGTTTGACGACAACTCTGGAGCCGTCCTCCGCGAACTCGACGACGCGGATACCCGCGCCGAGGAAGGGGGGCCAAAGAAACATGAAGCGGCGCAATGCTTTGGCAGGGATGTGCATGTCAGTCCTCGCGGGTCGACTCGGGCAGATGATGAGGCATAACTTTACCGGTGGCGTTGCGCGGTAGGGAATCGACGAAGTTGACGTCGCGCGGGACGGAGTGGTCGGCGAGGTTGTCGCGGACCCAGTTGCGCACAGCGTCGGCGGTCAAGGCGCGGCCAGCGTCGTCATCGCTGCGCACGACCCACACGGCGACGCGCTTGAAGGTGTCCTCATCGTCGACGCCGCCGGAGTGCAGCTCAAAGATGCCGGGCATGCGCTCGAGCACCTCAGTGACCGATTGGGGGTGGACGTTTTCTCCGCCGACGATGATCATTTCGTCGTTGCGGGAAAGGACGTTGAGGTGGCCGTCTTCGTCGAAGTAGCCGAGGTCGCCGATTTCTACCAAGCCGTTGATGCTTTCGATGCGTTTGGTGGGGTTGGAGTAGCCTTTCAGGGCTGTTTCGTTGGTGAGGAAGATGCGGCCAACTTCGCCGTGGGGAACTTCGTTGCCGTTGTCGTCGTAAAGCCTCAGCACGGTCCCGGGTGGGGTGACGCCGGCGACCGTGGGTTTTTTGGCGATCATCTCTGCTGTCGCGCAGGCGGCCAGGGCGAGTTCGGTGGAGCCGTAGTAGTTGGACAAGATGGGGCCGAAGCGTGCGATGGTGCGCTCGACAAGGAGGGGCGTTAGGGCGTTGCCTGCGGAGGCGATGAAGCGCAGCGTGGAGGTGTCCCACTTTTCGTTGTTTTCAAGGTCGAGCATTTGCTTGAAAAAAATTGGTGAGGAGACCATGCCGTCGCACCGAAAGGCTTGGATCTGGCGGAAGACGTTTTCGGGGTTGAAGATGCGTTGCGTGATTACCGTACTTCGGGTTGCAAACGCCAGGTTGACGGCCGACCAACCCCAGGTGTGAAACATTGACGCTGTGATCTGCAGGCTCATTCCGGTTCGCCAGGGTGCGGCGCTGAGGTAGCCGCCGACGACTAGGGGCAAAACCGGTTCGGAACGCAACACGCCCTTGGGAATTCCGGATGTGCCGGAGGACATCAAGACGATGTCGCCGTGCTTTGGAAAAAGTGGGAGTTTGGGCAGGTTGTCGGTGCCGTCGAGGATGATGCGTTCAAGGCTTAAGTCCTCGCCGTGGTCGCGGGAGGTGTGTGCCCAGATGAGGCTGATGTTTTCGGTGTCTGCGGGGATGCGCTCGGCGAATTCGTCGTCGATGACGAGGATGTTGATGCCGGTTTCTTTGAATGTGCCGGCGAGCTGCTCGCGGGCCGAGCCGACGTTGAGCAGGTAAAGGGAGGCGCCGGCGTAGCCTTTGGCGGTCATCGGCAAGATGATGCCGCGTCCGTTGCGTGCCATGACGCCGATGCGTAGTTGGTCGAGGCCGCGCTCCTGTTTGATTTTGAGGAGGCGGCGGGCGAGTGTTTTGGACTGGGCGGCGAGTTGGGAGTAGGTCAGTACCCCGTTGTCGTCGATAAGCGCGTTGCGCTCTGGCGCGGTGTTAATTCCGTGCTCGACTTCGCGGGCCGTGGTGAAGCGGTAGCGGGCGAGGGTGGCGCCTGCTGTGGGCAGGGCGCGGGGGTTGCCTTCCGTGCCGAGGATGCCGGCGCGGTTGGCGGCGGCGAAGAACTTGGCTATGGAGGAGACGGTAAACGCGGCGCGTTGGACGGGGTTGAGTGGTGTCATCACATTCCTTAGAACGTATTGGTATTCACATTATAGTCGTTTCCGTGGATCAATTTCGTAGTTGAAAGTAGTTATTATTGCCGACTAGAGTTGTCAATGGTACTAATGGGACGTAGGTGGCACAACGCCGGGCTTACTCATGTAACGATCCTGCAACAGTGTCCGGATATAGTGGTCGAATTGGAAGCCCAGAAACCAGTAAGGAATGTTATGGCTATCTCTTGCATCCGTCGCACCGTAGCAGCCCTCGGTGCCGCCGCACTGGCCGCCCTCGGCGGCCTGGCTGCCCCCGCGGCGCATGCCCAGGAGCGCAACATGGTGATCTTCGGCGACTCCGTCATCGCGGACCCCAACGCTCCCCAGTGGCTGGCAGGCAAGCTTGGCCTCGATTCCCGCGGCTCCTCCGACGTCAACGTCTGGTGCCCGCAGAACCCGTCGAGCTGGGGTCGCCTCGCCGCGCAAAAGCTGGGCCTTGCTGCCTACGACTACTCCTGCAGCGGCACCACGACCATTTCTCCCGGCCCGCAACTTTTCTCTCAAGTTGATCGCGCGCTTCGCGACGGCGGGCTAAACCGCAACACCGCCCGCGTAATCATCTCCACCGGCTTCAACGACACCTACAACAACGACTCCCGCCCGGACGGGGCTGTCCGCGCCGACTTTGTCAACTACATGAGGCCGCAAATTGCCAAGATCCGCGCTGCCGCCCCGAACGCACGGATCCAGTTCGTCGGCTACCCGAAGGTGACAGCCGGCGATCGTGTTTGCCTGTTCCACATCGCACCGAACGTCGCGGACTCCACACCTTTCCCGCAGGTGAGGAAGTGGGAGGACCAGGCGCAGTGGATGATGGTCGACGCCGCTCGCGCCACCGGCACGGAGTTTGTGGACCTCAAGCCTTCCACCTGGAACAGCCACATGTGTGCCCCGGACCACCTGCGCATGTGGGCTGGTTTTGTTGATTTCTATGGCGGCCCGGGCAACCTGCCCATCCACGTCAACGCGCGCGGGCACCAGCACGTGGCCAACGTGATTGCTGGATCTTAAGCAAAGGGAAAGCGTTTTCAACGAATTTTCATTACCCTTGTGGGCATGACTGAAATTGTTTCTGGTGTCATTGCCCGCGAAAAGGGAGCCCCCGTCGAACTTGTGGAGATCCGCATACCCGACCCGGGCCCCCATGATGTAATAGTAAAAGTCCAGGCCACGGGTGTGTGCCACACCGATCTGGCGTACCGTGACGGCGATATCGCCGACGATTTTCCTTTCCTGCTGGGGCACGAAACGGCGGGTGTCGTTGAGTCCGTCGGCAGCGACGTCGAGCACGTCGCCGTCGGCGATTTTGTCGTCCTAAACTGGCGGGCAGTGTGTGGAGAGTGCCGCGCCTGCCGCAAAGGCGACACCAAGAACTGCTTCAACACCCACAACGCCTCCCAACCGATGACGCTCAACGATGAGGCCGGCACTGTGTTAACCCCGGCCCTTGGGATCGGTTCCTTCGCGGATAAAACCCTGGTGCATGAGAAGCAATGCACAAAGGTTGACCCGCAGGCGGACCCCGCTGCCGCGGGCCTGCTCGGCTGCGGCATCATGGCCGGCTTGGGCGCGGCGGTCAACACCGGCGGAGTCCAGCGCGGCGAGTCCGTGGTGGTTTTTGGCCTCGGTGGCGTCGGTTTGGCCGCCGTTGCCGGCGCCCACTTGGCGGGCGCCACAACAATCATTGGGGTGGACCTGGATCAGCGCAAATGTGACGCCGCCACCAAGACCTTCGGTGCCACCCACTCCATCTGTTCTCAGGGTATGAGCGAGGAGGAGGTCATCGAGGCCGTGCGCGCGTTAACAGGTGGATTCGGCACGGATGTCTCCATCGACGCTGTCGGGATTCAGCTAACCTGGCGCCAGGCTTTCTACTCTCGCGACCACGCCGGGCGCATGGTGATGGTGGGGGTTCCGAACATGACCGACCACATCGACATCCCCGCGATCGACGTCTATGGCCGCGGTGGTTCCATCAAGCCGGCGTGGTACGGGGACTGTTTGCCGGAGCGTGATTTCCCGACCTACGTAGACCTGCACATGCAGGGTCGTTTCCCGCTCGACGAGTTCGTCTCCGAGCGCATCGGCCCGGCTGATGTGGAGGAAGCTTTTGCAAAGATGAAACGCGGCGACGTTTTGCGCAGCGTCGTCGAGTACAAGTAGGGAGGAAAAGCCAATGTCTTTGCACATTGACAACGTTGTCACCTCCGGGCTGTTCAAGCTCGATGGCGGCGAATGGGAGGTGGACAATAACGTCTGGGT
The Corynebacterium sp. BD556 genome window above contains:
- a CDS encoding DNA polymerase III subunit delta' — encoded protein: MNNRSVSDRLADTPRVRETIMAAAAAARGQGDPRAMTHSWLFTGPPGAGRSTAAVAFAAALVCTDPNVIGCGRCKGCLSAFADAHTDIVHVVPSQSVIVVDEMRAIVRDAARLPTVAPWRVIIIDDADRLNAQAADAFLKTLEEPPAKTVIILSAPSTDPQDFSQTLRSRCRHLYIPSPSKDEIVRILTEEENASTHDAQLAAATSLRHIGRARLLVSNADVQARRARAIHLAELVFHGDQAFQSVSALIAAAKKEAVSAFAAADERERAALAQSLGAGAKGKGAAKALRGTEARMKELEAQQSKRGTRRTLDSLDLTLVDLAGVYRDAMVIKSGAHVDLTHPDFEGLSAEIAGRVSLEGLVACQDAIAKCRESLSLNVMPTIAFNGMLGRIRKACNVK
- a CDS encoding DUF4442 domain-containing protein; amino-acid sequence: MFLWPPFLGAGIRVVEFAEDGSRVVVKHKLNKLNQNIVGTAFGGTIMAMTDPFFMLASMARLGEGYRVWDTAGEVRFVKPGRGTITATMEISDETYELIRAKTADGSKYLHWFETDVVDEVGDVVAHVRRQVYYRQKTKAK
- a CDS encoding AMP-binding protein → MTPLNPVQRAAFTVSSIAKFFAAANRAGILGTEGNPRALPTAGATLARYRFTTAREVEHGINTAPERNALIDDNGVLTYSQLAAQSKTLARRLLKIKQERGLDQLRIGVMARNGRGIILPMTAKGYAGASLYLLNVGSAREQLAGTFKETGINILVIDDEFAERIPADTENISLIWAHTSRDHGEDLSLERIILDGTDNLPKLPLFPKHGDIVLMSSGTSGIPKGVLRSEPVLPLVVGGYLSAAPWRTGMSLQITASMFHTWGWSAVNLAFATRSTVITQRIFNPENVFRQIQAFRCDGMVSSPIFFKQMLDLENNEKWDTSTLRFIASAGNALTPLLVERTIARFGPILSNYYGSTELALAACATAEMIAKKPTVAGVTPPGTVLRLYDDNGNEVPHGEVGRIFLTNETALKGYSNPTKRIESINGLVEIGDLGYFDEDGHLNVLSRNDEMIIVGGENVHPQSVTEVLERMPGIFELHSGGVDDEDTFKRVAVWVVRSDDDAGRALTADAVRNWVRDNLADHSVPRDVNFVDSLPRNATGKVMPHHLPESTRED
- a CDS encoding GDSL-type esterase/lipase family protein — its product is MAISCIRRTVAALGAAALAALGGLAAPAAHAQERNMVIFGDSVIADPNAPQWLAGKLGLDSRGSSDVNVWCPQNPSSWGRLAAQKLGLAAYDYSCSGTTTISPGPQLFSQVDRALRDGGLNRNTARVIISTGFNDTYNNDSRPDGAVRADFVNYMRPQIAKIRAAAPNARIQFVGYPKVTAGDRVCLFHIAPNVADSTPFPQVRKWEDQAQWMMVDAARATGTEFVDLKPSTWNSHMCAPDHLRMWAGFVDFYGGPGNLPIHVNARGHQHVANVIAGS
- a CDS encoding S-(hydroxymethyl)mycothiol dehydrogenase, coding for MTEIVSGVIAREKGAPVELVEIRIPDPGPHDVIVKVQATGVCHTDLAYRDGDIADDFPFLLGHETAGVVESVGSDVEHVAVGDFVVLNWRAVCGECRACRKGDTKNCFNTHNASQPMTLNDEAGTVLTPALGIGSFADKTLVHEKQCTKVDPQADPAAAGLLGCGIMAGLGAAVNTGGVQRGESVVVFGLGGVGLAAVAGAHLAGATTIIGVDLDQRKCDAATKTFGATHSICSQGMSEEEVIEAVRALTGGFGTDVSIDAVGIQLTWRQAFYSRDHAGRMVMVGVPNMTDHIDIPAIDVYGRGGSIKPAWYGDCLPERDFPTYVDLHMQGRFPLDEFVSERIGPADVEEAFAKMKRGDVLRSVVEYK